A single window of Scomber scombrus chromosome 12, fScoSco1.1, whole genome shotgun sequence DNA harbors:
- the tial1 gene encoding nucleolysin TIAR isoform X2: protein MDARVVKDMTTGKSKGYGFVSFYNKLDAENAIVNMGGQWLGGRQIRTNWATRKPPAPKSAQDNGSKLLRFDDVVTQSSPQNCTVYCGGIQSGLSEHLMRQTFSPFGQIMEIRVFPEKGYSFIRFSSHDSAAHAIVSVNGTAIEGHMVKCYWGKESPDMAKNPQQVEYGQWGQWNQLYGNPQQQYGQQQQQQQQQQQQQQQQQQQQQQQQQYVTNGWQVPSYSMYGQTWNQQGFGVEQSQSPAWVGSFGSPSAQAAAPPGSVMSNLANFSMAGYQTQ from the exons AT GGATGCCCGTGTTGTGAAGGACATGACGACAGGCAAATCAAAGGGGTATGGATTTGTGTCCTTCTACAACAAACTG GATGCAGAGAATGCCATTGTTAACATGGGGGGACAGTGGCTTGGAGGACGCCAAATCAGGACCAACTGGGCTACGCGAAAGCCACCAGCTCCAAAGAGCGCTCAGGACA ACGGCTCAAAGCTGCTGAGGTTTGACGATGTAGTGACTCAGTCCAGTCCACAGAACTGTACTGTGTACTGTGGAGGGATCCAGTCAGGACTATCTG AACATTTGATGCGACAGACCTTCTCACCGTTTGGTCAGATAATGGAAATTAGAGTTTTCCCAGAGAAAGGATACTCTTTCATCAG gttttcctCCCATGACAGTGCTGCTCATGCCATTGTTTCAGTAAATGGCACAGCTATTGAAGGACACATGGTGAAGTGCTACTGGGGCAAAGAATCTCCTGACATGGCTAAAAATCCACAGCAG GTTGAATATGGTCAGTGGGGGCAGTGGAATCAGCTCTATGGGAATCCTCAACAGCAGtatggacagcagcagcagcagcagcaacaacaacagcagcagcagcagcagcagcagcagcaacaacaacagcagcagcagtatgtgACCAATGGGTGGCAAGTTCCCTCCTACAGCATGTACGGCCAGACATGGAACCAGCAAGGATTTGGAGTAGA GCAGTCCCAGTCACCAGCCTGGGTGGGAAGTTTTGGATCCCCGTCAGCTCAGGCTGCAGCCCCGCCTGGTTCAGTCATGTCTAACCTGGCCAACTTCAGCATGGCTGGCTACCAAACACAGTGA